CCTGAACTCACAGGATTTGAGTGGCTTCAGACCTATCAGCTCTTCCATTCTTACTCATGCTCACCCTACAGCAACAGTCATATATAACACATCTCAACAGTGACAGTTCCATCTAACTACAGCTGAGCTGTGAGGTTTCTGAGCCAAGATGTGTATCTGAGCAAGCCTGTCAAGCGCTCGTCCATGCTGTGGCTCCATTTCTTGTCTCTGACACCCGGATGCACCAGCCCATGCTGGGGATCAGCTGGAGACCAGCAACTGCTCCTTTTGCTCTTTCATTACAGGTGCCCTCCAGGGCTTTGCTGTGCACCACTCACCTCCTTCCCCATCAGGAGTGACTGTGGATAGGTAAAGAGCCAGGATGCAGTAGGCAGTATTGATAGAGGGGGTGCTGTCCATACCTGTCCAGGGGATGTTTCTCCCCCTGACCTGGGTTTCTTTGCcagggaaggagctgcagcaggcactggcAGGACTGTTTGCCAGCACAGTACTTCTCACGTCCACAGATTTGTGAGAAACAGCACCCATCGCACATCAGCCCTGCTCATTGCTCATCCTGCCTCATGCTCTGTTTATACTGTGTCTGTCAGAGCTCAGCGGGTGTCCCTTTGCTTCCATTGTGCTTTTGCTGTAGAATAAGCAATGACCATATCCATACTGTCCTTTCTATAATGCAACCCCTTCTTCCAGCTTGGTTACTGTACATACTGAGCCAACCCAAGATTTTTAAGACACTAGCATGCTGCCTTCCCCTTTCCGTAGGTAAACGGGGCGCAGCCTCTGATACACATCAACCACAAAAGAGGCCCTATGTCTATCAAGCAGCTCGCTGCACTTGGTAGCAGCACAAATGTTTGTATGTCATGCAGAGCCTTGATTTGGCCAGCTGCACACCCAAGCACACAGGTACCTCCTGGAAAGGGTTCAGCTGACCGTGAGAGCtgtctgtgtgcctgcagcatgcccacTGGCTCAGCGCTGGGCAGGTCCCTCAACTGGATCGTGTAGCAAAGCACGCCTGTGCCTAGGAAAAAGTGATGTGAATCCCAGAAGAGCCCCAGGCAGAGGGAAAAGACCAGAAACCTCTTACCAGCAGATGATCTGGGCTTGGCACTTCTTTCCAGCCATGTTCTCCACAGAGAGGAGTCTCTCTGAAGCCCTGTTACATGATGCCCAGACCCTAGGGTACCTCCACACACGGCCCAGGCTGCTCCATCAGGAGAGAGGAGGTCAGTtcagaccaccgcagcccagaAACAGGACCTGCAGGGAAGAGTCACTTACTTTTcttgagacagaaaaaaaaatcacaatggCCAGCCCTGCCGATGGACTTAGGAAATCCTTTCTAGTGCAGACGCCCTTCCCTTGTTGAGGAGGGAATAAAATACTTGATCAGTTCAAAATAAATGTCGATCGGagtatttttgttaaataactTTATATATAGTCCAAGACCTATTAATAACCTCAGTATTAAATATTAAGTATTTAATGGTAACAATAAGCAAGTATTTACCTAAATGAAGAGCTTATTAGCAAGATAAACAGATTACTTTAATAAAGCCTTTGTGGCATAAGCAGTCTATGAATCGACTCTATGCAATTTGAAATTGTCTAATCCTGTCATGACCTTACTTTGAATCTTTAGTCAGAGCCCACAAGCCAAGCACTGGATTTGCCCTGGGAAGTTCAGAGCGATGTTTGAGGAAGGGAtcacaaagcagaaacacactTACAGGCAGCTGGGCCGCTGACTCAACACAGACACGGGCGCTCTGATTCAGGAGTAAGCCTAGCAGCACCTAGCATTATCCTGCAAGGATAAGCCAGCTCTGTCCGCCTCAGAAGATGCCAGTGCTTTTTTTATAACATGACTGTCCACCCCACTGTGCCACTGTCTCTGAAATGTGCAGGTCTGCATTGCCTTTAGCATTTCAGATAAAAAGGCTAACAGATCCCTGCCATCCCCCCCGCAATGTGCAGGAACAGCAACTACTGCACCCTGcccccagagcaggctgcattCACAACTGAGATGACTTACTGGGTGTTGACTTACAGAAACCCTTGGGAGCTTTCCAACCCTTCACCAATACAGTACTAGCGGAGAGCATAACCTCAGCGCTCATTTCATCTGGGCACCGAGTGCCCTGTCTCTCTCCAAGCTGCCTGTCtgtaaagaaaggaagcatGCAATGTGCTCTGCTAGTTGTGCTACAGAAATAGCTGCAAGCCTGCAGGCACGTGTAATACAGATGCCCACTCCCCACATGCAGCACAGCAATCAGAAGATGTTATAGCAACTTCCAGCTTCCCTGGCAGGGTCTGGATCCAGTACCTCCATCGCCACTCTGTGTGGTTTGCCTCTCTGATATACAGGGAGGGAGTGAGGACAGTGAGAAAGCACTGATCCAGCCAAATGGTCCCTAAACTCTGACCTTTTGAGGCATTTTCCATCCTGAGAAATTCACTGGAAATAGCTGAGTGCAGCAACAGCTGTTTGAGCAGACATCTGCAGGTTCACTTCATGCTGGCTGGACCAGTAGCCAGTCCACTTGCAAGTTTCAAAGAAATAGGTTTCCCTGAAGCAATCAACAGCAAACCACAGGCCACATGCTACCGAGCCGAGAGCAAAAccatggaaaaggaaataaatgctgCAGGTTGCTGAAGAGGTGCTGGTTCACCATGACCAAcaggagagctgcaggaagGATGGATCACAGGCAAAGATGCATGCTGACAcaccacagccacagcctttgTGTGCAGTGTGGCAGACAGCCTCGGGGTTAATGTGTGCAAGAAAAATGCTCCATGGACCAGACAGAGTGAgcaaataatgtctttttttttaacaccaaaGCTTCCTTTTCAGCTGCCACGTGGGAAGTGCTGCTGGGGCCAGAGGGCACTAGGAGGAGCACGGTGCCTTCAGGGATGGCAGTGCTTCTGCTTGGCAACAAGTGTCTGGCTCTTCCCTTCAAGCTCCAGCCCGTGTTTTGAGATCAGTCTGCATCCTGATGGCCAAACTGGGCTTGGGATGTCTGATCTGCATTGCCCACATCACACCTCCCTGGTCCCCAAATCCCCTGATGTTTAGATGCTGGACCCCCAGGACTCCATGGCTGACAGCCTGTGCCCTGCCAAGCGGGCAGTGAAGTGGGGTCAGGCTTCCGGATTTCTGCCACGCtgctggagaaggagcagggtgctggtgcCTGATCGCAGGGGCCTTCAGGGCTTTGACCATTGCAGAAGCCTGCTGTGCCAAATGAGGAGAGGACAGTGCTGCttactataaaaatatatctttatttACCATCTGTGTTTTGCTCAGGAGAGAATATCCTGTGACAAGGGGGCCAGCCGAAGCCATGCCATTGGTGGTGGCCAGCACACCTCTACCTGCACCACAAAGGGGGTGGCAAGACCAAGTCTCCGTGGGGAATCCATGGGGAACAAAAGGACTGGAAGGGAGTTGAAGTTGCTGCTTTCATCTCTGGCCCCACCGCCCTCCACTTCTGTGTCGTTCAGGTCCCATCAGCAGATtgcctccccccccagccccaccaccacagTGCAGTAGGGGTTTCTCTCCAGGGTTGGGACACCCTTCATGGCACCCGTGCTTCTGGCACATCCCTTGCAAGGCAGTCAGGATGAGTTAAATAAAGGGGTTTGGGGACATTTTCTGGGACAGGAACAGTTGATAACTTAACAAAATGAACATATCACGCATAACACGCCAGCTAGCAGGTGGGCGCCTGTTGTACAGCAGTCAGTGCCAGATGCCTGGCCAGGGTGGCCAGCCATGGCTCGGGGCAGGCAGCTGAGAACTCCGGACTACTCATTTCCACACCGCTGCCTGCAGTGTGGCATGGCACGGCCCAGGTACCAGCAGCCTTGCCTCAGGGGGTCTCCTCAATACCCACTGGCTGGCCCAAGTCCACCAGGGCCATGACACCCTGTGGGTCTCCTGCCACCAGCATCTTCTCAGGTAGCAAGTAGTGAGTTTCAACAGGGTCTTCAACACActacattttcagtttgttggttttttccagAGGGGGAAAATGCGCAATTCTCTTCAGGTTCGTGTAGTACAGCCCTGGTGCTTCCCAGAGAACTGCTTTCAAGCATTCACCAGGTGCTTGAGCCCTCTTCCACTGAAGGCTAAGACGTGGCTTCTTGGTGGGCTTCATGGTGCAAGACCCTAGCTTGGCCACTGCCTTCAGTCAGCACTCAACCCCTCATGCATCCTAGTATGGGGTCCAACAGCCCCATTCAAAGCTTAAATAAGCCGAAGAATGTCTTGGACTCCTCAAAATTAACCAGAGCGATTTTAGACACATTGACGTGCAAACTGTCCATCTTCCTGAGCTTGAATAAAGCCCCTAGGTAGCTTTTCCGGGCCCATGTTTTCTGGCCCGTACAGTAGTTGATGCCTTTGTCCTCCATCAGCACGTGGCTGCCTGGCAAGGTTGGGTTTTTCTTGTAGACAATGTGGGTCAACAtctggctgctgcagatgctgcctCGGAAGAGCACGTTGGAGTACACGAAGTACAGGCCGGTCTCATTGACGACGAGACCCTGCTCATGGTACTGAATGCCGTCGGTGAAGGCATGCCCAGAGATGGGTTCCCACTCCAGAGGGAGGTCCCGCTGGGTTGGATTCCCTGGAAGCcaaatcaagaggaaaaagcGTGATAAGTACAAGCAGTTGCATGGGGGTTTCTTACCCCTCAAGTCACACCCCCTGTCACAACAAGACAACTGTTCTCCAGGCCCTGGTCTGCAGCATGGGAAGTCTGCCCCAACCTCGTGCTGGTGGGAGCTCTCACCTTCACCTCGCCCAACGCCAGCAACTCGTGACAGCCACCTGCCTCAcgcacaaacccaaaacagagCCCTCACTGAAAAGCCTAAACCAGGGGAAGATTTTAGCTGTGGCATAACTTCCCGCTGTCAGAGCACACGTGTTACCAAAGGAAAATAGGAAAGCCTGTGTGAGGTGGGCTCCTCACAGCTACGACCATGCCACCCTCTCAGTCCAGCCACATCTGCTCTACCCCCGACCCCCAGTCCCGCTCGCCTCCCAGCACATACCTGTTAGGTGTGCtgccttccttgcttccttttcCATTGACTGCTCCTTCTGCCCTGCACAAAAAGGGGGAAGACGTTAGCCATGTGCTCCATGGGGAaggcagcccagagagcagagGGAGCCAACCAGGGGTTGAAAAGGGGCAGattcagagcagcacagggcacaCAAGCATGTGGCTTAGAGCAGCGAGGCAGAGCAGTGTTTGGGCAAACACTGCAGGGCAAGAGGAGGAGATAAAAAGGAAGAGTTGCAGCAAAGGATCCAAATGTGATGAAGAGCAAGGGGAAAGAGCAAGGAGAGCTTTCATCTTACAATGGCTTGATTGGTGAGCTTGAGCAGAGGCCTCTCACTCAGGGTGTAGGAGAAGGACAAACCTGCCTCTTTACCCAGCATCTCAGGTCCATGCCAAGTCTCATGTCCCGTCATAGATAAGCCTGCTCTATTGCCCCCAGAGGTACCCATGGCAGCGGGCTTCTGTCAGCTGAGTACCAACCCTCCTTACAACCAGATCGCACTTGAAAAAACCTGCAAACCATCCTGCTGACCAGGCAGAGCTTGTCCTCAGAGAGGGCaaagcacagctgggaaaatTCTGCCCTCCCTGGGGGGTTCTGTTCCCCCTGGAGAGATGGGCCAGTTACGGTGACTTGGCATTTGGATCCTATCGGACTCcatccttcccttcttctcagCATCTATTTCCAGGCATCACATTCTCAAATTTTagaaacagccttttcttttttcaagccAACTGAATTTTCTCCGCCTCTCCCCTTTCTCCTTTACACTATTTCCCTGGCTTCGTTTAATTCTCCAACCCACTCAAGAAGTTCAGAGTTATTATTTATGACTTATGCTCAGCTACTGCTAAAGTAGCCTGTGATCAGGGCACTGAGCAGCCAGTTAAAATGGCAGCTCCCCTTCCCCTAGGCAACAGATGACAAAATGTATTGATATGGGAGTTTATGGGAACCAGGACTGTCCTTTCCAGAGAATTTTGCGATTTCCAAATTTGCTTTCACTCAATAGGAGAACAAATGTGAAAAGAGATCAACTTTCCTACTAACTAAAATCCTcaagggaataaaaataaaaataaaaatcttcagatcTAGCAAAAATAGTTAAGGAATCTGAAAATTGCTTTCAGACTTGGCTGTCTTTAAATACTGGCTGATAATACTAACATAGACAGTAAAATAATAGTTCAGAAgctcaaaatattatttttaaattgttccaCTCTAATTTAAACTCTCGGGTTTTTGCTAAACGAAATTTAGAAAATTCAACAGGTTCTTGTGGAAAGTTTCGATTTCACTGAAAGGACTTTTCTCAAAGAAAGATACCCCACATATCATCAGACTCTTCTCAACTAGTTTTGGCCACAGTGAGACTTGTAACaaaagattttagaaaaaagttGCGCTCTCAAGGGTGGGCGTGAATCCCCCACCCCTAAAGACCACAGAACCCTCCACAAGCTCCCAGAAGTCTTAGAAGGGTAAGGAGAGAACGCAGTGACACATACAGCGCCCATCTCCAATCTCCTCCTCCATATTGCTGCTGCATGTTAGGACATCCAGAAACTCACTCTTACAGCAGAGCCCCCCGGTACCgctgccccacagcctgggAGGCCCCAAGGGAGAGGCACCTTGTCCCAGGAACCTGTGGCTGCCACCtcagcaggcagggtgcaggacCCCATCCCCACACCCCAGAGATAAAGCTCTTTTTCCAGGGAAACCAGTGAAATCAGCACCTCAGAGCATCAAGCTGCGACCCTGTCTTTGCCCCCGGGATTAGGAGAGGGAAGAGTTTGACAGGAGCATCCCTGCAAGCTGACACAGAGGAGTTCCTTCTCTACGTATATCAACTCACCTATGAGTTTCTCCAGAGCTGGAGGGATGTGCTCAGTGCTGGCAGACTGTCAAAAAAGAAGAGTGACAAGATATCTTAGCAGAGTGAGAGCCTTAAGGGCATCACGTAAAGCAGCCAAGGACTATCTTTGACAGTGGCTGATTCTGTGTGCTCATGGGGACCTCCAGAGTGCTAGGAGATACACAGGGAGAGAGCCCCCGCAGCACTTGGCAACATGAAGACATCCAGATCTATCAGCCACCAGTAGAGCAGTCCCGCACAGTAACAAGCAGCCGCACTTACACTGGTGTGACAGACATTTAGGTGCCACCAGCCTGCCCCTTGGGGAGTTTTGCACCCCCCAAGCATCTCAAACCCAgttttaagttttccttttcatcctgtTTCCCCAGAGCATCTTGTGACCGGCCAAGCAGATCTCACCTCTCTGAGTTCAGCCAGTTCCTTCTCCAGGTGGAAGATCTGAAACATACTCAGCCCCACTCCAGTGAGGGCTAGCAGGATCAGCATGAAGATCACCAGGAAGCCAACgctcctcctttccctgttGTGCCCTGGCTTTGTCCTTCGGTCAGGTACTGGTGGTGGGAAAGGAGTGACAGGGGGTGCCGAGGGGCTGGAAGCACTTGCACTGGTGCAGCCGTCCACCCAAAA
Above is a window of Falco biarmicus isolate bFalBia1 chromosome 11, bFalBia1.pri, whole genome shotgun sequence DNA encoding:
- the FASLG gene encoding tumor necrosis factor ligand superfamily member 6, with product MQVYKGRAGSSPRAQSGAAPAGFGCRMEDHTKPIPLPAMQQNLNYVYPQVFWVDGCTSASASSPSAPPVTPFPPPVPDRRTKPGHNRERRSVGFLVIFMLILLALTGVGLSMFQIFHLEKELAELRESASTEHIPPALEKLIGQKEQSMEKEARKAAHLTGNPTQRDLPLEWEPISGHAFTDGIQYHEQGLVVNETGLYFVYSNVLFRGSICSSQMLTHIVYKKNPTLPGSHVLMEDKGINYCTGQKTWARKSYLGALFKLRKMDSLHVNVSKIALVNFEESKTFFGLFKL